A single window of Agromyces aureus DNA harbors:
- a CDS encoding DUF4239 domain-containing protein has protein sequence MNWFYDTSVWISLPLFVGGFVAVSCLIVVGLRPVVQRYVTDFKEWDRALAHVIGTFGVFFGILLALVAVSVYENFADTRKATIEEAADAGALYRATTGLPDGLDGAMQRVLDEYMHTVIEADFPDQAQGILPDASDAQIDEFERLLHEVEADTRGDQAEFQQALATFDDLIESRRARIDATALALPPLFWLVIWVGAAVNAVLIAFIHFGNPRLHLVMAGLLALFVGLVIFVTADMDHPYAGAISIGPGAYERVLEQIIDPRR, from the coding sequence ATGAACTGGTTCTACGACACGAGCGTGTGGATCTCGCTCCCGCTGTTCGTGGGCGGGTTCGTGGCGGTCTCGTGCCTGATCGTCGTCGGACTGCGGCCGGTCGTGCAGCGGTACGTCACCGACTTCAAGGAATGGGATCGCGCGCTCGCGCACGTCATCGGCACGTTCGGGGTCTTCTTCGGCATCCTGCTCGCGCTCGTCGCGGTCTCGGTCTACGAGAACTTCGCCGACACTCGAAAGGCGACCATCGAGGAGGCCGCGGATGCCGGCGCGCTCTACCGCGCGACCACGGGCCTGCCCGACGGACTGGACGGGGCCATGCAACGGGTGCTCGACGAGTACATGCACACGGTCATCGAGGCCGACTTCCCAGACCAGGCGCAAGGGATCCTGCCCGACGCGAGCGACGCGCAGATCGACGAGTTCGAGCGGCTCCTGCACGAGGTCGAGGCCGACACCCGCGGCGATCAGGCGGAGTTCCAGCAGGCGCTCGCCACGTTCGACGACCTCATCGAATCGCGGCGAGCCCGGATCGACGCCACCGCCCTCGCGCTTCCACCGCTCTTCTGGCTCGTCATCTGGGTCGGAGCGGCCGTCAACGCCGTGCTCATCGCGTTCATCCATTTCGGGAACCCCCGACTGCACCTGGTCATGGCGGGCCTGCTCGCGCTCTTCGTCGGCCTCGTCATCTTCGTGACGGCGGACATGGACCACCCGTACGCCGGGGCGATCTCGATCGGGCCGGGGGCGTACGAACGCGTGCTCGAGCAGATCATCGATCCACGGCGGTAG
- a CDS encoding metallopeptidase family protein gives MVEISDDDFERMVADEFDALPDDMVRGVENVAILIANQPIGERPRLFGLYSGRPLKTRGVYGYGELPDRITLFKNNMQEHSADLDALRSRVRITLVHEIGHYFGLDDARLGELGWA, from the coding sequence ATGGTCGAGATCTCGGACGACGACTTCGAGCGCATGGTCGCCGACGAGTTCGACGCGCTGCCCGACGACATGGTGCGCGGCGTCGAGAACGTCGCGATCCTCATCGCGAACCAGCCGATCGGCGAGCGTCCGCGACTGTTCGGCCTCTACAGCGGGCGCCCGTTGAAGACGCGCGGCGTCTACGGCTACGGCGAACTGCCCGACCGCATCACGCTGTTCAAGAACAACATGCAGGAGCACAGCGCCGATCTCGACGCCCTGCGCTCCCGCGTGCGCATCACGCTCGTGCACGAGATCGGCCACTACTTCGGGCTCGACGACGCGAGGCTCGGCGAGCTCGGCTGGGCGTAG